Proteins encoded in a region of the Planococcus shixiaomingii genome:
- a CDS encoding metal-dependent hydrolase: MDTGTHVVMGIALGGLAMADPVVASHPITMTAVIAGTIIGSQAPDIDTVLKLRNNAVYIRHHRGITHSIPAVILWPILITFVLGLIFQEANILHVWLWTFLAVFLHVFVDIFNSYGTQALRPFSNKWVALGVINTFDPIIFGAHLIALMFWAFGADPVWTISILYVLLFFYYVVRFAVQAAVKHAVRNTVPGAKNIIVAPTIRFFQWRVAADSETHHYVGRAYGRSINIYDKFLRHPLPSTNLMQAALKDKNLAAFVSFSPLYRWEISEIDGVYEVRLIDLRYRSNDYYPFVAVARLNHEYKVIQSYTGWIFSEDKLREKLDFSMN, encoded by the coding sequence ATGGATACAGGCACGCATGTTGTCATGGGCATCGCTTTAGGCGGACTCGCCATGGCGGACCCCGTAGTAGCCAGCCATCCTATCACCATGACTGCTGTAATCGCAGGAACCATCATCGGCTCTCAAGCCCCTGATATTGACACGGTACTTAAACTTCGGAACAATGCCGTTTACATCCGGCACCACCGAGGCATCACACATTCCATACCGGCCGTAATATTGTGGCCGATTTTAATAACGTTTGTGTTAGGGCTTATTTTCCAGGAAGCGAATATTCTCCACGTATGGCTTTGGACGTTTTTAGCCGTCTTTCTTCATGTTTTTGTGGACATTTTCAATTCATACGGCACACAGGCGCTTCGGCCATTCTCAAATAAATGGGTAGCCCTTGGCGTCATCAATACGTTTGATCCGATTATTTTTGGCGCTCATTTGATCGCCTTAATGTTTTGGGCATTCGGTGCCGATCCAGTTTGGACAATTTCCATCTTGTACGTTCTCTTGTTTTTCTATTACGTAGTCCGTTTTGCTGTACAGGCAGCTGTTAAGCACGCTGTTCGCAATACGGTTCCAGGTGCAAAAAACATTATAGTCGCTCCGACCATACGCTTTTTCCAATGGCGTGTTGCTGCGGATTCTGAAACCCATCATTATGTAGGGCGAGCGTATGGACGTTCCATCAACATCTATGATAAATTTCTGCGACATCCTTTGCCTTCGACTAACTTGATGCAGGCAGCCCTTAAAGACAAAAACTTGGCAGCATTCGTTTCCTTCTCCCCACTTTACCGGTGGGAGATCAGTGAAATCGACGGCGTTTATGAAGTCCGACTGATCGATTTGCGCTATCGCAGCAATGACTATTATCCATTTGTCGCCGTTGCTCGCTTAAACCACGAATACAAAGTCATCCAATCCTACACAGGCTGGATTTTCAGCGAAGATAAGCTGAGGGAGAAATTAGACTTTAGTATGAACTAA
- the mutY gene encoding A/G-specific adenine glycosylase → MTINIDKKQFQQDLISWFLAEKRDLPWRRTADPYQIWISEIMLQQTRVDTVIPYYKRFVEKFPTLQALAEADEQILLKEWEGLGYYSRARNLQAGVKEVAENYGGIVPDNRKEFSALKGVGPYTAGAVLSIAYGIPEHAVDGNVMRVLSRILLIEEDIAKPKTRKIFEEAVTEIISHDDPSSFNQGLMELGALICTPTSPKCLLCPVREHCSAFDKGKQQDLPIKTKAKKNKAMQYAMIAVKEGDCVLMEQRPATGLLANMWQFPMIELAKEALPLEIEEELSENFSGVVDGVEKITSFKHVFSHLTWNVDGYIAKGENLILPAHMKWVTAAELELLPIAGPVQKMKTALLLRGDV, encoded by the coding sequence ATGACAATTAATATCGATAAAAAGCAATTTCAACAAGATTTAATCAGCTGGTTCTTAGCGGAAAAAAGAGATCTGCCGTGGAGACGTACCGCGGACCCTTATCAAATCTGGATTTCAGAAATTATGCTGCAGCAAACTAGGGTAGATACGGTAATCCCTTATTATAAACGTTTTGTCGAGAAATTTCCGACATTGCAGGCTCTTGCGGAAGCGGATGAACAGATTTTGCTGAAAGAATGGGAAGGACTCGGCTATTATTCGCGTGCCCGCAATCTGCAGGCAGGTGTAAAAGAAGTGGCGGAAAATTACGGAGGCATTGTCCCGGACAACCGCAAGGAATTTTCTGCATTAAAAGGGGTTGGCCCTTATACCGCTGGAGCTGTTTTAAGCATTGCTTATGGCATTCCAGAGCATGCCGTTGACGGAAACGTCATGCGTGTGCTGTCGCGGATTTTATTGATCGAAGAAGACATTGCCAAGCCGAAGACGCGAAAAATATTCGAAGAAGCTGTGACGGAAATTATCAGCCACGACGATCCGTCTTCATTCAACCAAGGGCTGATGGAGCTTGGCGCATTAATTTGCACGCCGACTTCACCGAAATGTTTATTATGCCCGGTAAGGGAACATTGTTCCGCTTTCGATAAAGGAAAGCAACAAGACTTGCCGATTAAAACAAAAGCAAAGAAAAACAAAGCGATGCAGTACGCGATGATTGCCGTTAAAGAAGGCGATTGCGTCTTGATGGAACAGCGGCCGGCTACTGGTTTGCTGGCGAATATGTGGCAATTTCCGATGATAGAATTAGCAAAAGAGGCGTTGCCGCTCGAAATTGAAGAAGAACTTTCCGAGAACTTCAGCGGTGTGGTTGATGGTGTTGAAAAAATTACTTCTTTTAAACATGTCTTTTCTCATTTAACATGGAATGTGGATGGCTATATTGCCAAAGGAGAAAATTTAATATTACCAGCTCATATGAAATGGGTGACTGCGGCAGAACTGGAATTATTGCCGATAGCAGGACCTGTTCAAAAAATGAAAACAGCATTACTACTTAGAGGAGATGTGTGA